From the Lathyrus oleraceus cultivar Zhongwan6 chromosome 3, CAAS_Psat_ZW6_1.0, whole genome shotgun sequence genome, the window CATCATAAAGAAGCGCAACACCAAATATTACAACCCCTCTGAAATGATTAAATCCTGCAAATACAACCAAAGGCCTATATGTATTATTAGTACTACATGTAATGTCAAGAGTGACTACATCACCAAAGTATTCATAATCCATTATCATTCTTGCATCAGTCCAAAAAATATTTGTTATTTGTTCTTCAATGTCTAATTGGACTCCATGGTAAAACGATGGATTTTGTATACACTTTTGTTGAAAGTGTTGTAATAAAGTGCTTGCCTCTCCGTAAGCCATATTTCCCAATCTTTTAATGTGAAGGTAATTCTTTTGATTCACACGTGTATAACCAAGATTCTCTCTACCACCAACTTGCCTACTCATTAGCTCAAATAAAGCCTTTTGCTTGATTCCTGCATCATCTGCAAAGTTAATCTCATGAGCTTGAACTTCAGATAATTTGCATTGAGATGCAAGCATGTGGGTTGTTTCAGAAAGCTGCAACTGATGATTATGCTTATCGTTAAAATCATGAATTTCATGTTTCTTAATCTCTTTCAAGTATTTTATTCCCATATTTACAGGGCATCCTAATCTAGTTTGCAGTCAATGGTTTGTTATCAAGTGTTCTCTTTTATCGATCTTACGGACGACTTCTTTACTACACACATATCTTTCCGAAAAAACCATTCCTTCTTTACTTTTGTTAAAATATTGCGTTCGAACATTAAATCTAATTTTTCCACCATAGTTATTCCAAAATTTCCATGCCTCTTCCCAAGTATTGAATTTTTTTCTACTTCAGGTTTCAACTCAAATTCATTATCCTTGGACACCACTTCTAGTGAAACAATAGAGTCGATTGACAACCTAATAAATTGAAAGAAAATAAAGATTACAGTAGTAAAACAAGATTTTTATAACCTAAATAAATAGTATAATGAAACAATATTATAgaaactaataaaaatgttacATGTTAGCTAGAGGTTGTTCTTCTATATGATTAATAGACAACTCAATATTCATTATGAAAACAAAGCACAACGATGACGATGGCGAAGCACGACAATGACAGAGCACGAAAATGAGGATCAACAAAGCATAAAGATGACGTCAACTAAAGAACCCAATAAGACGATGAAGGCAGAATGACGACGGTGTTAACCAAAAGCATATAAGGAAGATTAACAAAACACGACGTCGACGTCAACCAAAGAGCACACGATGGAGATCAATAGAGAATGACCACAATGTCAACCAAATCTTACAGGGTAACAATCAATAGAGAATGATGACGATAACGATCAACAGAGCAAGGTGGTGGCGTCGACTAAACAAAACACAATGACGATCAATGGAGCAATACAAATGGTTTGTATTAGATTAGCTGTTATGTATAAGAATATCGAAGGAGTGTTAATTTCTATTACATATTGGTGTTTAGATAATTAGTTGTTGTTACGAAAGAATAGTGAAAGGGTTTCAATATCTACTACAGAAAATAGCGAAACAGCAAAACATGAAAAGAAGAAGACGTGAAAATGGGGGGAAATGAATTAGCCTAAAACGACAATTTAGTTAAGTATTTTAATTATAGCCTTTGATCTATCATTAAAGTAAATGAACGGTTGAGATGATGCCACTTTATTTTGTCAGGTTTTTCTCCACGGGAGACAATCTGTTCTTGGAGGATACTTGTCATTTCTACGCATATCCATCAACATTAAAAAAATTAGATAAgttatatattatttttaaagATTTAATGATGATGGAAGTGTACAAAAAATTTCCACTGTTATTCAACTTTTGCTATGTCATTAAAGTAGTTTAaaattttcaatttgatttggCGGGATGTATGATCGTCATTGATTGACAGTATAAAATAAATTTCCACTACCCGTGCATCATCTTTAAGGGTGTAATCTGTTCGGTTTGGACTGATTTTTGATCGAAAAAAGGTTCGAATCGATGATATCTTCATCAATTTTGTTTGGTTCggtttttaatatttttcaaaaaTGGATCCAAACCAAACTAatcggtttggtttggtttgctTTGGTTTGGTTTGATTTGGTTGATCGATTTACAATGTTTTTTTCAAACATTATATTCATCAATTTATTTCCACTTTGGTGTTTTTTTGGCGTATTTTATGctattattttttaatataatatatGTCATGTTGTCATGTAATTTATTCCATGCTCTATTTTTCAAATAAATTACAAGTTTCTCTTAATCCATATAAAATAGTGACATGATTTTCATTGCATCATGAAATGAGTTCTCTATCATAAAAGTTGATACTTGGAATTAGAAGGCCGAGAAGGAATTTGATACTTAATAAATAGAACAGAACAAAACACACATCAATTAACATGTTTCAAACCTCAAACACGCATCAAAATTATTTTGTACGAAGACTAAAAGGAATTTTGTTTAAGAAGAAACAGAAAagattaaaaaaatgaaaattaactACGAAAACTTAAACACAGAAGACGACCATAAAATATTAGAACGACGGTAGACAGAGAAACACTTGTCGTTGGCAGTGAGAGCAGCAATTCAATGAAAGCAAGTTTGCCTTATGGTTTCTACTTTTTATGTTTTCGAGTTTGGTTATATATGTATGTTTTGCTAAAAAGAAGGAAGTGTAAACAAAGATGGAGAATGGTTGGACTGATACAAAATTTGGACTGAATGATGGGTGAAATAAAACATTTAGAGTATAATTATATCAATTGATTCGGTTCATCGGTTCCTAAAAACTAAAACCGAGAACTGAATCAAATCACATCGATTTTCATTTGTTCGGTTTGATTTTAGAATCAAACCAAAAACAATCAGTTTTATTTCGATTTGATTTGATTTGAGTTATCGATTTAATTAGTTTTTTTATGATCCTCTTACACCCCCAAATTTTCTCTATTTTTAAATAACATAACATTAGTATTTTACATATGTTAAAAATGATTTATGTGGACCATGATTTGTGAAAAGGAGATATATTTGTCTAGCCTTTGAGGTAGATATATAAATTCATCTTTGATTTATTGGAATGTGCGGAGTTTTAAGGTTATTTTCTTAGACTTTACTAGTTTGACCAGGCTCCATCAATGATCGTGGTGGATGACTCATATTTAAGGAACTATCCTGATGTGGCGAGCACATGATATAACTTGTTAAGTCCCATTTATAGGGATGACTATTGTACTCATCCTCGGGGGTACCCGTAAAACTTATCTACAACGAGTATGATAAAAACTCgcaaaatgataaaaaaattCTTGTGAATTGGATTCACTTTTCTTGCAGATCTTAAAAATGGTCTCTTCATAAGTGAAACAAGTGTTGTGTATGATTTTCGTGAAATCGAACTAACTCATATTTACCTTCTTCCACTCGTTTGAAAATAACATTTGCATTGCATCCTTTTCTTGTAAGACTCATTCTTGATACTAGATTCACTCTGCTCCTTTTCATTTGTCTTCATTTGCAAATAAGCTTCTTTTGAGCAAACAAAGTACTTCCAACGCTTCACGCTGTTTTTATCTTTAGTTTCTGATGATGAATGCACACTAAATCCAACATGATATGCATATTTTTTGTAAAATTCTCCACATTATTCAATATATCAAATACTTGTCCAATCTTAGGCTTTAACTCATCATCGCAATCTGGCACCCATTCATTTTCCTAAAAATCACAAAATAATATAATGATATCAAATATATTTACATTAATAACATTTAATCGTTTGTTCAGATCATATGCTTTTACTGTAAGAGAATCATTTATTTTGCTTACCAATTTCTAGTGAGAGACTTCTAATATAATTCGATGAAGCTTGAGTAGAGTTATGAGAAGTTGTCTTCAGAATTTGGTGATACTTTAAATTTCTTGGAGTATCGGGTTCGGAGACTAACATAAACTTGTAGTCAGAGCTTTATCATAGTTTGTCAGGATGGTTTTTGTTTATAAATGTCGACTTGATAGTCTTGAAGTTTAACTTGATTTAAACATATCTTTGAATTCTTTCTTTTGTTCAACATGTGTTTTCTATTCGTAATCAACTTTCAACTTTCATCAGACTTTGTATACTTTCAGATTGACTTCTTCAAATGCATAACTTTCTTCAGAGTATAGCTTTGATAATTTGATGTCATTCATACCTTACTTCAAACTTTTCTTTGATTTGAAGTTTGTTTCCCATTAGGATTTGCTTTCTTCCGAGTTGACTATCATAGTTGACTTTTTTAGAGTCTTCAATTATCAGAGTTGACATCAGACTTATCATTAGAAGTTTCTTGACTAAAATCTGCTTGATTAAGTATTTTTTCATTTTAGATTATGTTCTAGCCCTTGAGCTTCTGCACACTTAACAAAATAGTTAGTGCATAAAATTGCTCTTTTATACTTTGTTATTATAAAAACATAAAGGTATGTAGAACCAAAattgttcttacaatctccccattttttgatgatgacaaataaATGTATATTGATGAACAATTTTTACTTTGATAATCATGTTTATAAAATATCAGAGTTAGGTTTGTAAGATCCCCCTGAAttttatactttcaaaatcaTTTCTTAAACTTAAATCTACAGATTGAGGTTTGCAAGCTCCCCCTGAACTTAAGATTCAAAATAATTTTATTCCAATGAAAGTTCAAATCAGATAATCATATTTATAAAACTTAAGAGATAGGTTTATAAACTTCCCCTGAGTTATATACTTTCAAAATTATTTCTTCAACTTAAATCTACAAA encodes:
- the LOC127130646 gene encoding protein FAR1-RELATED SEQUENCE 5-like, with translation MGIKYLKEIKKHEIHDFNDKHNHQLQLSETTHMLASQCKLSEVQAHEINFADDAGIKQKALFELMSRQVGGRENLGYTRVNQKNYLHIKRLGNMAYGEASTLLQHFQQKCIQNPSFYHGVQLDIEEQITNIFWTDARMIMDYEYFGDVVTLDITCSTNNTYRPLVVFAGFNHFRGVVIFGVALLYDETA